A window of Nonomuraea angiospora genomic DNA:
CGCGGGCGGTCTGGACGAGGCCGAACGCGCCGCGTTGTACGGGGCGATGCGCCGGGTCCTGCGCGTGTCGATCAGGGCCCGATGCGTGCCCGCGCGCGACACCTGGCTGACCGGGGCCCGCGACGAGCCCGGCGGCCCCTGCCCGCGCTGCGGCACGCCCCTGTCCCGCGGCCGGGTCGGTGGCCGCACGACCGTCTGGTGCCCGGGCTGCCAGCCTCTGTGAAGGCATGAAGCTTTCACCGGGCACGCGCCGCCGACCTGCCCGGACCCGCGCGACGCGGACGATCTCGTTGACGGCCGTTCCTGACCTCGAGTCCACTGGAGCGCAAGCCCTCTGCCGGCCCTTCCCCCAGGAGGCAAGGCATGAAGCAGGTCCTGGCCGTGATGCTCGCCGCCGTCACCCTCACCGCGGCCGCGACGGGCGACGGCTCCCCCACCGACGCCAACATCTCCTTCACCGGGCGGTGGGACACCTCCACCGCCACCGCGTACGTGCCGTACTGGGCGGGCGCCTATTTCACCACCGGTTTCACCGGCAGGACGGTCAGGCTCAACCAGCGCAACACCATCGACCTGTACTACAGCATCGACGGCGGCGCGTGGGTCTACATCCAGAACGTACGCGGCGCCGTCAACCTCACCCCCACGCCGCTGGCCGCGGGGAACCACACCTTACGCGTCTCCTACCGGGTCGTCGCCGGGTCCTACCACGGCGACGCCGTCTTCCAGGGCCTCGTGCTCGACCCGGGGGCCACGACGTACGCGGTCGCGCCCCCGTCCAAGCTGATCGAGTTCGTCGGCGACTCCATCACCGTCGGCACGACCACCTCCAAGAACGCCCTGACCGCGTACGGCTGGCTCATCGGCGAGCGCCTCGGCGCCCGGCACACCCAGATCGCCCAGGGCGGCGCCTGCCTGGTGGCGACCGCGGACGGCTGCGTCGGCCTGGAGGCGCGCTTCCCCAAGCTCAACCCCAACGCCGCCACCCCGGACTGGAGCTTCTCCCGCTACCAGGCCAACGCGGTCGTGATCAACCTGGGC
This region includes:
- a CDS encoding SGNH/GDSL hydrolase family protein; protein product: MKQVLAVMLAAVTLTAAATGDGSPTDANISFTGRWDTSTATAYVPYWAGAYFTTGFTGRTVRLNQRNTIDLYYSIDGGAWVYIQNVRGAVNLTPTPLAAGNHTLRVSYRVVAGSYHGDAVFQGLVLDPGATTYAVAPPSKLIEFVGDSITVGTTTSKNALTAYGWLIGERLGARHTQIAQGGACLVATADGCVGLEARFPKLNPNAATPDWSFSRYQANAVVINLGTNDVGHGVSTTTFQASYTHLLQEVRAAYPGAAIFALETFTKRYATQTRAAVTARNSAGDAKVYYVPTEGWLTSANMSDNVHPNDSGHVVIADRLAPIISARL